One Rhizoctonia solani chromosome 2, complete sequence DNA segment encodes these proteins:
- a CDS encoding C2H2 zinc finger yields the protein MANVLDSCELSRCHSKQPTKQNLAGKTRATQYPSDSEDSALTDSTSDSDSDLEYEVSGDERTAITEKETPSMTSLTGARPMKPLVPQSTSTVHTKKPYACTHAGCYKSYRKPSRLQEHERSHTGERPFVCSECGNSYLRDSHLRAHIRSHLPSSALIGTRVDIDPTCGTRGLCENSSDANMRSKILDRTTPPSSRISYPPGRKTVQVHAMYLGFWQAQRITTSHSRQSSPGTKPYRCEHTGCTKSFATNQKLKSHTKVHDATRYACAHPDCSNDSASTPVQFPTWSLLQEHMRSAHPPKCPYAACEGRTFASSKGLRGHLKTHRDRELEASYATGSSDTSLLKRPHQGVDSTNESSEPPPKRRRGGEVGRDWLCPIDSCAKTFKSKKAQQDHMRVSHEGLRKFECPDAGCDKTFGYKHVMQRHLERHHRPQNNESALPKPNSKPTNQKNTAKAGTLIGLLTGQDYDESPQSSKSNAPPRPRLISCPWPSAFGTTKLVNEPASSTIDNLVKCAFKFSRAYDLRRHLRSAHGLEAGADEVNAWVLKYKQ from the exons ATGGCTAATGTGCTGGACTCTTGTGAATTGAGCAGGTGCCATTCAAAACAGCCTACGAAACAAAATTTGGCTGGGAAAACACGAGCAACTCAGTACCCCTCTGATAGTGAAGATAGCGCACTCACCGACTCAACTTCTGACTCTGACTCTGATCTTGAATATGAGGTCTCGGGTGATGAACGTACGGCCATAACTGAGAAGGAAACTCCTTCGATGACTTCTCTGACGGGCGCTCGTCCCATGAAACCACTAGTACCGCAGAGTACGTCGACTGTACACACTAAAAAGCCTTATGCTTGCACCCATGCTGGATGTTACAAGTCATACAGGAAGCCATCTCGGCTTCAGGAACACGAAAGATCTCACACAGGCGAG AGACCATTTGTATGCTCTGAATGCGGAAATTCATATCTTAGAGACTCTCATTTACGAGCTCACATTCGTAGCCACCTGCCATCCAGTGCAC TCATCGGAACAAGAGTTGATATCGACCCAACATGTGGTACCAGAGGGCTCTGCGAAAACAGCTCGGACGCAAATATGCGGTCAAAGATTTTGGACCGCACAACACCTCCGAGCTCACGAATCAGCTATCCACCAGGGAGAAAAACCGTACAAG TGCACGCTATGTACCTTGGCTTTTGGCAAGCACAACGCATTACGACGTCACATAGCCGACAGTCTTCTCCTGGGACCAAGCCGTATCGATGTGAGCACACTGGCTGTACCAAGAGCTTTGCTACCAATCAGAAGCTTAAATCCCACACAAAGGTGCACGATG CCACTCGTTATGCATGTGCCCACCCAGACTGTTCAAACGATAGTGCAAGCACCCCTGTTCAATTTCCCACTTGGTCGCTACTGCAAGAGCATATGCGCTCTGCACATCCACCCAAATGTCCCTATGCAGCCTGTGAAGGAAGAACTTTCGCCTCGTCTAAAGGACTTCGAGGTCATCTCAAA ACGCATCGGGATCGCGAATTGGAAGCTAGCTACGCCACTGGATCTTCCGATACATCTCTTCTCAAGCGTCCCCATCAGGGAGTAGACTCCACAAACGAATCGTCCGAACCGCCTCCCAAAAGACGGCGCGGAGGTGAGGTCGGCAGAGATTGGCTCTGTCCAATAGACAGCTGCGCCAAGACATTTAAATCG AAAAAAGCTCAGCAGGATCACATGCGTGTCAGCCATGAGGGTCTACGTAAATTTGAATGCCCGGATGCTGGGTGCGACAAGacttttgggtacaaacatgtCATGCAACGCCATTTGGAGCGCCATCATCGTCCCCAGAACAATGAATCGGCCTTACCAAAGCCAAACTCAAAGCCAACGAATCAGAAGAATACTGCCAAGGCGGGCACACTTATTGGTTTACTCACTGGACAAGACTACGATGAATCGCCACAATCATCAAAGTCTAACGCGCCCCCTCGACCTCGACTCATCAGTTGCCCTTGGCCGAGTGCTTTCGGGACGACCAAGCTCGTTAACGAGCCTGCTTCTTCGACGATTGACAACCTGGTC